A window from Plasmodium cynomolgi strain B DNA, chromosome 7, whole genome shotgun sequence encodes these proteins:
- a CDS encoding merozoite surface protein 1 (msp1;~putative), whose product MKVLLFLFSFIFFVTKCQCETEDYKQLLVKLDKLEALVVDGYELFQKKKLEVKDIPVDNNANENNVNSLAYKIRDFVGKFLELQIPGHTNLLHMIRELVMDNNGLKYLVESYEEFNQLMHVINFHYDLLRAKLNDMCAHEYCKIPEHLKISDKELDMLKKIVLGYRKPLDNIKDDIGKMEAFITKNKDTIKKINDLITAENVKRNGHQINNVNSTGGSTDGSQIATANTETSGSSSSTGPGSTGTGPAGTGSTGTASPSTAGTYEEKKNIFQAIYNIIFYTSQLEEAQKLIEVLEKRVKVLKEHKSIKALLDQVATEKGNLPSTNPPTASLTDAQKEAQKKIADLEKQIVAIAKTVNFDMSGLFTNAEELEYYLREKAKMAGTLITPESTKSAITTEKTVPTMKETYPHGITYALPESTIFELIQKNASEETFGDLQNPDDGKQPKKGIIISEHKRKELLDKIINKIKLEEDKLPDLKKEYDEKIKAYEKKVEDFQPTLHHFYEGRLENTLDGDKFDQFKAKREEYMKEKKELEKCTYEQNANLINKLKKQLTYLEDYNLRKDVANDEINYFSTMEWKLKNEIYELSKEIRKNESKLTVEKKFDFSGVVELQVQKVLINKKIEALKNVQNLLKNAKVKDDLYIPKVYKTGEKPEPYYLIVLKKEIDKLKDFIPKIETMITTEKAKSGTEAVQIKGQSLRGASETGVTPTPPAPAPALSPAVGATTQTAQGAATPGAAAATTTTTGGGETQAAGVAAGVEAPEGAESQPAGAAPQPAGAAPQPAGSAPQPAGASPPVAPEEPVGPVTPVTTPQPTSQPAAPTAPAAPTMSKLEYLEKLLDFLKSSYACHKHIFVTNSTMNKELLKKYELTDDEKNKIKQSTCDELDLLFNVQNNLPAMYSIYDTMINDLQNLYIELYQKEMLYNIYKNKDTDAKIKAFLETLTSNAAAAAAAPAAAVVPAASAAPAAVAPAEPAENLNEEVVTDQANATTTVPGTPESAVTNTQTTPPAEGELAVSGSSEEEPEVKIEELKNIYEKHLSQIDNYNDYFKKFLESQKENITKMDDTQWKALGVEIEELKKKIQVSLDHYEKYKLKLDRFMKKKNKISNSKEQIKKLTSLKNKLQRRQNLLNNPTSVLKNYTVFFNKKREAEKKEVENTLKNTEILLKYYKARAKYYIGEPFPLKTLSEESMQKEDNYLNLERFRVLSRMEGRLGNNIDLEKENISYLSSGLHHVFTELKEIINNKRYSGNDHAKNTAAVKVALQAYQELLPKVTTQEGASVPAGGAAPVVAAPAPVVAGPPAGGAGGAGAGPVEGPAAPGTVAPAGAPGVAAGGAGAEPAPGAVVPGAGAPEASVTTPGETGETGVVAAQDYAEDYDKVIALPLFGNNDDDGDDKEADQVTMGEAESEAPEIIVPQGINEYDVVYIKPLAGMYKTIKKQLENHVNALNTNIIDMLDSRLKKRNYFLDVLNSDLNPYKYSSSGEYIIKDPYKLLDLEKKKKLLGSYKYIGASVDKDMVTANDGLAYYQKMGDLYKKHLDEVNEQIKEVEANINKQDAEIKKIESDTSKTAQKNQLNAKKEELQKYLPFLSSIQKEYNTLVNKVHSYTDTLKKIINNCQIEKKETETIVNKLEDYSKMDEELDVYKKSKKEDDVKSSGLLEKLMNSKLINQEESKKALSELLNVQTQMLNMSSEHRCIDTNVPENAACYRYLDGTEEWRCLLYFKEDAGKCVPAPNMTCKDKNGGCAPEAECKMNDKNEIVCKCTKEGSEPLFQGVFCSSSSFLSLSFLLLILLFLLSMEL is encoded by the coding sequence ATGAAGGTGTTACtctttttgttctctttcatttttttcgttaccaAATGTCAATGTGAAACTGAAGATTATAAACAGCTTCTAGTCAAGCTAGACAAGCTAGAGGCGCTCGTGGTGGATGGCTACGAgctcttccaaaaaaaaaagttagaaGTAAAAGATATTCCTGTAGATAACAATgctaatgaaaataatgttaataGCTTAGCTTACAAAATAAGAGATTTCGTGGGCAAGTTTTTGGAGCTACAAATTCCTGGACATACCAACTTGCTACACATGATAAGAGAACTAGTCATGGACAACAATGGGCTAAAATATCTTGTGGAGAGCTACGAGGAATTCAACCAACTGATGCATGTGATAAACTTCCACTATGATTTGTTGAGGGCGAAACTCAACGACATGTGCGCCCATGAGTATTGCAAAATACCTGAGCACCTAAAAATCTCTGATAAGGAGCTGGACATGCTGAAGAAAATTGTGCTGGGTTATAGGAAGCCCCTGGACAACATAAAGGACGACATTGGAAAAATGGAGGCCTTCATCACTAAAAACAAGgacacaataaaaaaaataaacgattTAATTACTGCGGAGAATGTTAAAAGGAATGGCCATCAAATCAACAATGTTAATAGCACCGGCGGGTCAACCGATGGTAGTCAAATTGCGACAGCCAATACGGAAACTTCTGGAAGTTCTAGTTCGACTGGCCCTGGTTCGACTGGCACTGGTCCTGCTGGCACTGGTTCAACTGGCACTGCATCACCTTCTACAGCTGGAACCTacgaggagaagaaaaacatcTTCCAAGCCATATAcaacataatattttacacGAGCCAGCTGGAGGAGGCACAAAAGTTAATCGAAGTCCTGGAGAAGCGCGTGAAAGTGCTGAAGGAGCATAAAAGCATCAAGGCGCTACTCGACCAGGTCGCaacagaaaagggaaatctTCCTAGTACTAATCCTCCCACTGCAAGTCTTACAGATGCGCAGAAAGAAGcccaaaagaaaattgcCGACCTCGAGAAGCAAATCGTAGCCATCGCCAAGACGGTGAACTTCGACATGAGCGGCCTGTTCACGAACGCGGAGGAATTGGAGTACTACTTGAGGGAGAAGGCAAAGATGGCCGGCACGCTAATCACCCCCGAAAGCACCAAGTCAGCAATCACCACCGAAAAGACAGTTCCAACCATGAAAGAGACTTACCCACACGGAATAACCTACGCTCTACCAGAAAGCACCATTTTCGAActgatacaaaaaaatgcatccgAGGAGACATTTGGTGATTTGCAAAATCCGGATGATGGAAAACAACCAAAGAAAGGAATCATCATTAGTGAACACAAGAGAAAAGAGTTGCtggacaaaattataaataaaattaaactaGAAGAAGACAAATTACCCGAcctaaaaaaagaatacgaCGAGAAAATTAAGGCGTACGAGAAGAAGGTTGAGGACTTCCAACCAAcacttcatcatttttatgaaggAAGACTGGAAAACACCCTTGATGGAGACAAATTTGATCAGTTTAAGGCCAAGAGGGAGGAATatatgaaggagaaaaaagaactaGAGAAATGCACCTACGAACAGAACGCGAATCTGATTAACAAGCTGAAAAAACAACTGACCTATTTGGAGGACTATAACTTAAGGAAAGATGTCGCCAACGATGAAATTAACTACTTTAGCACTATGGAGTGGAAACTAAAGAACGAAATTTATGAGCTATCTAAGGAAAttagaaaaaacgaaagcaAACTCACCGTGGAAAAGAAGTTCGACTTCTCCGGGGTTGTGGAACTACAAGTACAGAAAGTGttgataaacaaaaaaatcgagGCTCTAAAAAATGTCCAGAACCTTCTTAAGAATGCCAAGGTGAAGGACGACCTGTACATTCCAAAGGTGTACAAGACTGGCGAGAAACCAGAGCCCTACTACTTGATTGTCCTCAAAAAGGAGATTGACAAATTGAAGGACTTTATCCCGAAAATTGAGACCATGATCACCACTGAGAAGGCCAAGTCGGGCACGGAAGCGGTACAGATCAAGGGACAATCACTTAGAGGAGCAAGTGAAACAGGGGTAACACCAACACCACCGGCACCAGCACCAGCACTATCACCAGCAGTAGGAGCAACAACACAAACAGCACAAGGAGCAGCAACAccaggagcagcagcagcaacaacaacaacaacaggaggaggagaaacacAAGCAGCAGGAGTAGCAGCAGGAGTAGAAGCACCAGAAGGAGCAGAATCACAAccagcaggagcagcaccACAAccagcaggagcagcaccACAACCAGCAGGATCAGCACCACAACCAGCAGGAGCATCACCACCAGTAGCACCTGAAGAACCAGTTGGTCCAGTAACCCCAGTAACCACACCACAACCGACTAGCCAACCCGCAGCACCTACAGCACCTGCAGCACCAACCATGTCCAAACTGGAATACCTCGAAAAACTCCtggattttttaaaatcctCTTACGCATGTCACAAGCACATCTTTGTGACCAACTCCACCATGAACAAGGAACTACTGAAGAAGTACGAACTTACGgatgatgagaaaaacaaaattaagcaaaGCACATGCGATGAGCTGGACCTCCTATTCAATGTTCAGAACAACTTGCCAGCCATGTACTCTATATATGACACCATGATCAACGACTTGCAGAACCTTTACATTGAGTTGTACCAGAAGGAAATGCTTTACAACATATATAAGAACAAAGACACGGACGCGAAGATTAAGGCTTTCCTGGAAACATTAACGAGCAATGCGGCTGCTGCGGCGGCGGCCCCTGCTGCTGCCGTGGTCCCTGCTGCTTCGGCAGCCCCTGCTGCGGTGGCCCCTGCTGAGCCAGCGGAAAATCTCAACGAGGAAGTGGTTACTGATCAAGCAAACGCCACGACAACAGTTCCAGGTACCCCAGAGTCAGCTGTAACAAACACACAAACTACACCCCCAGCAGAAGGAGAGCTAGCCGTGAGTGGTAGCAGCGAGGAGGAACCAGAAGTCAAGATTGAGGaactgaaaaatatttacgaaaAGCATCTTTCCCAAATAGACAATTACAACGATTATTTCAAGAAGTTCTTGGAATCCCAAAAAGAGAATATCACCAAAATGGATGACACACAGTGGAAAGCATTAGGTGTTGAAATTGAAgaactgaagaaaaaaatacaagtaTCTCTGGACCACTATGAAAAGTACAAACTCAAATTGGATAGAttcatgaagaagaaaaataaaatttctaatAGCaaggaacaaattaaaaaactcACAAgtttgaaaaacaaattacaaAGAAGACAAAACCTATTGAATAACCCAACAagtgtattaaaaaattacaccgTTTTCTTCAACAAGAAGAGGGAAgcagaaaagaaggaagtaGAAAATACACTTAAGAACACGGAAATTTTGTTGAAGTACTATAAGGCACGAGCCAAATATTACATAGGTGAACCCTTTCCATTGAAGACCTTAAGTGAAGAGTCAATGCAGAAGGAAGACAACTATCTAAACTTAGAAAGGTTTAGAGTGTTGAGCAGAATGGAAGGAAGACTTGGAAATAACATCGACTTGGAGAAGGAGAACATTAGCTACCTTTCCAGTGGATTGCACCACGTCTTTACAGAACTGAAGGAAATTATCAACAACAAGAGATACTCCGGTAACGACCACGCCAAGAACACTGCAGCAGTTAAGGTCGCGTTGCAGGCCTACCAAGAATTGCTCCCCAAGGTGACCACTCAGGAAGGCGCATCCGTAccagcaggaggagcagcaccAGTAGTAGCAGCACCAGCACCAGTAGTAGCAGGACCACCggcaggaggagcaggaggagcaggagcagGACCAGTAGAAGGACCAGCAGCACCAGGAACAGTAGCACCAGCAGGAGCACCAGGAgtagcagcaggaggagcaggagcagAACCAGCACCAGGAGCAGTAGTACCAGGAGCAGGAGCACCAGAGGCATCAGTAACAACACCAGGAGAAACAGGGGAAACAGGAGTAGTAGCAGCACAGGACTACGCCGAGGACTACGACAAAGTAATCGCGCTTCCCCTGTTCGGCAACAACGATGACGACGGCGACGACAAGGAGGCAGACCAAGTAACAATGGGAGAGGCAGAAAGTGAGGCACCTGAAATTATCGTACCACAAGGAATAAACGAGTACGATGTGGTCTACATAAAGCCATTAGCCGGAATGTACAAAACTATAAAGAAGCAACTGGAGAATCACGTGAACGCACTCAACACTAACATAATCGACATGTTAGATTCTAGATTGAAGAAGAGAAACTACTTCTTAGATGTGCTAAACTCTGACTTGAACCCATATAAGTATTCCTCATCCGGCGAGTACATCATTAAGGACCCATACAAGCTATTAGAtttggagaagaagaagaagctccTGGGCAGCTACAAGTACATCGGCGCATCGGTCGACAAGGATATGGTCACCGCGAACGACGGTCTGGCGTACTACCAAAAGATGGGTGACCTGTACAAGAAGCACTTGGATGAAGTGAATGAACAGATTAAGGAAGTCGAAGCGAATATTAACAAACAAGATGCGGAGATTAAAAAGATAGAAAGTGATACCAGTAAAACTGCTCAAAAGAACCAATTGAAtgccaaaaaggaagagttgCAGAAGTACCTCCCATTCCTGAGCAGCATCCAAAAGGAGTACAACACCCTCGTGAACAAAGTGCACAGCTACACCGACAccctaaaaaaaatcataaacaACTGCCAgatagagaaaaaagaaactgaAACCATTGTAAATAAATTGGAGGACTAC